GGTCCACTCAATATAGAGGGGAAAAAACAATATGCTCTAATAGTCATTGATGGTAATTCAAGATTACACTGTAACATTTATGATAGAATAAAAACAGAAGATGTGACCCATTCTTTGAAAGAAACTATTGAAAAATGGTGTAAGAAAGAAGGTATAGAAGTTGAATATACTCCTCCCTATTATCCACAAGCAAAAGGAAAGATTGAAAGAGCCATAAGAACTTTCAATGAAGAATTTCTGAAATTGAAGAAAGTTTTTGAAAATGTTCTTTTATTACTTCAGGAATTTATTGAATGGTTTAACAATCATAGATACCACATGGGTATCCATGATTATCCTGCCAATGTATATTTTTCAAAAAATGTTACCGATGTTACTTGACAATACAACATCAATAAATATTTTTAACTGTGAAGAATTACAAATGTGGATAAAAAATTAAAGCTGAATTGCTCGCTTGATAACCTTCTTGAAGGAGGAATAGAACACGGGATTATAACGGAAATATATGGAGAAGGAGGAACAGGAAAAACAAATATTTGCATTCAAGCATCGAAAAGCTGCACAGCGGAGGGTAAAAAAGTTGTTTATATAGATACAGAAGGGATATCTAAAGAAAGATTGATTCAGATTATTAAAGAAAAAAAATTGCTCGAAAAAATTCTATTCTTTTCACCTTTTTCGATGAGGGAACAGGAAGAAATGATAACAAAGGCATTAAAAATAGATTCTGGTTTGATAATTCTGGATAGCGCAAACCTGTTCTACAGGCTTGAGATGGCAGATGATGAAGCAAAAGCAACTCGCTCCTTAACAAACCAATTGATAAAATTACAGATTGAAGCAAGAAAAAAAGATATACCTGTTATAATAACAAGCCAGGTTTATTCTGTGGGCGAGGAAGTTAAGCCATTTGCTGGAAGAAGCATGGATCATATAGCAAAAACAATAATAATGCTCGAAAAAGCGGGGAACAAAAACGGAAAGGAAATAAGAAAGGCAACCATAGTGAAACACAGAAGCCTACCCGAAGGTAAAAGCGCAATATTTTTAATTACGCAGGATGGAATTGAATAGAAAAATTTATTTTATTTTCAAATATTAATTTCATGAGGAAAATTCTATTGTTTTCGATAGCTTTGCTTGGAATAATATGCTTATATTTTATTTCATTTCTAGATAAACCCGTTGAAATAAATCCTGATGAATTTTACAAATATAACGGAGAAAAAGTAAAAGTTAGAGGAATTGTGAAAAATAAGATAGGGAGTTTATTAGAGATTACCAACTATGAAGTAAGAGGTAAAATTTTTTATGAAAAAAATGATGAAATTAATTACGGGGACGAGATAGAAGCAGTTGGGAGGATAGGGGAATATGGTGGTGAATTTATTCTTTATGCAAATTCTTTAAAAATTTGTAAGAAATGGGATGAAGATACAATATCCTTGCCATATCTTCTTGAAAACTATGAGAAATATTTAAATTCAAATGTTAATGTTACCGGATATATTTATTCGACTACAAAAAGTTATTTTTATCTTACAGATGATTTAATTGAATACAAAATAAAAGTATATTGTGATAACCTATCATTGAGTAAGGATGATAAAGTTTTTGTAAAGGGCTTTTTCTATTATGATGCCTCGCAAGCCTCTTTTTTCATAAAAGTAAATCAGCCATATCATGAGGTAGGAAAATATGAATGATTTTCTCATGGTTATCCTTTTTTCATTAATAGGCTCCTCTGCAGGCATAATAACCGGGCTGGTGCCGGGATTGCACACAAACAACATAGCGATACTGATGTTATTTCTCTCTTCTTTTATGGGAGATGAATTTGCTATTTATTTATGTGTGCTGATTGTAGCGGCTGCAACTTCCCATACCTTTTTGAATATCATTCCATCTACTTTTATAGGAGCACCAGATGAAGATAAGGCATTAATTGCCTTGCCAGCCCATTCGATGCTTATGGAAGGGAGGGGATATGAAGCAATTGAAATATCTGCATATTCGAGCTTGCTATCTATTATATTTTGCCTGATTCTTATTTATCCATTTAAATTTATCCTTACCAATCCTCTGAACCTATACTACATAATTAAAGACATTACCCCATGGATTCTAATCTGTATATCAATAATAGTAGTTTTTACAAATAAAAACTTTATTTCTGCATTGCTAATATTTTTAATTTCTGGTCTCCTGGGGCTTGTAATATGGGATATGAACTCTTCATTTCTTATAAAATCATCTCCTATTTTTCCAGCATTGCTCGGACTGTTCGGTGTGCCAGCATTAATTTATTCATATGAAACAAATGTTCCAGAGCAAATAATCGAAACTAAAAAGAGAAATATAGGGAAAAGGGGGATATTTGAAGGAGCAATTGCTGGCGGCTTTGTATCGATTTTGCCTGGCATAAGCTCCGCTGTTGCAACAACAATAGTGATGACAATTAAAAAAGAGAGAAGCAAGGAGGAAATCGTATCCCTTCTCTCCGCCACAAACACCTCCACAAATTTTTTTGTGATATCCGCACTTTTTCTTATTTTAAAAGCAAGAAGTGGTTTTGCAATCGCTTTAAAGGAACTTATTTATGTTGAAAGATGGGAAGGGATTATATTTCCCTACCCAATGAATCTGTTTCTGATTGCTGTTATAATTTCTGCTGTAATTTCATACTTTGCAACATTGTATTTAGGAGAAAAATTCGCAGTTGGTTTATCTGAAATTTCTTATAATCTTCTTCTAAAAATATCCCTGCTTATAATAGTGGGAATGGTTATAATATCGGATGGATGGAAGGGGGTTATAATTCTGATAGCATCCTCTTCCATAGGAATGCTATGTCTTGAATTAAAAGTTAGGAGGAGTGTGTGCATGGGGGTTTTAATGGTTCCTGTAATAATATCTCTCATGAGAATATGATTTTTTTTATCTCTTCCATGAAATCATCAATTTCAATTCCTTTTTTCTTCGCATATAAAATTGCTGCAACTTCAGGATAAATCTCCATATTTCTGCTCAAATCTTCTATTTCCTCTATTATTTTTTTACTTCCTATATTTAAATTTTTTTCTATTTTATGAATAACTCTTGAGAAAATATCTCCTTCATATTCCTGAATTTTATTTTCATCGAATTTAAATCCAAGGGGTATTTCAACTTCTTTGTAATTAAAATTAGGTCTTATCATATTTTCTTCTATTTTTATGTAATTTTTCTCAAGTCCTTTTTCTATTATTTTTTTACCTTCTTTTGGGGTCATCCATCCCATTTCAAATGATAAAATATTGAAAACATCTTCTTCTTTTAGTTTATCTCCTCTCTTATTGAACAAAAAAGCAAATAATATTTTTAAATCATCCATTATTTTACCCTCCTTATGAAATCACCCGATAACTTCCATATTTGAAGCTCGCAATCGCAATCCAAATCTTTTTCAGTAACTACCCCCGCAAACTTATATTTTTTCGCTTTCTCAATTTCATCGAAAATAAATACTTCATTTTCAATTGTATTTTTTATTTCCTCAAGATATTTTTCATCAAAAGAGCGGATTGTTATTTTTTCAATACCGCATACCACTAAATCTAAAATATCATTTAAATCTCTTGGAAATGTATCAACCCATATTTTTTTACCAATCGATTTATACAATTTTAAATTTGGCGAACCCTTTTTTCCGTCCATATCAATTATATAAACCGTCCCATATTTTTCTATAAGCTCTTCGATCAATTCAACTCTCTCTTTTTTCTTCCATATTTTATTCTCCCTCCTTATTTTCCCTCTTCTTATAGTAACAGCAGGGATTTCCTCCATCAATCAAAATTATTATATCCTATTTATTTTTTCTTGTGCTCGCAAAAATAATCGTGCGCGGGGTGGTGCAGGGCGTGGGCTTCCGTCCTTTTGTTTATAGAATTGCGAAAAGTTGCGGACTGCGAGGATATGTTTTAAACTTAGGGCATGGGGGGGTTGAAATAGAGGTTGAGGGCGACAAAAGAAGGATTGATGAGTTTATCTTTCTTTTAAGGGAGAAAAAGCCGCCGATGGCTGAAATTGAGGCAATTGAAATCAGGTATGGAAAGGAGAAAAATTATAAGGATTTTGAGATAAAAAGAAGCAGGGAAAAGGACAAATCGCATCTATCATCCTCTCTTCCTCCTGATATTGCAATATGTGAGGATTGTGTTTCGGATATTGAAAGAGATGAAAGAAGAAGAAACTATTTTTTTACAACATGCACAAATTGTGGGCCAAGATTTACAATAACAAGAAAACTGCCTTATGATAGAAAAAACACGACAATGGACGAATTTGAAATGTGCAAGGATTGCAAAAAGGAATATGAAAATCCATTTGACAGAAGGTATCATGCCCAAACGAATGCATGCAGAAAATGTGGTCCAAAAATATTTTTTAAGGGAAAAGGAATTTTTAAGGAAGGAGAAGAAGCCATATGGGAAGCATGTAAAATGCTTCTGGATGGCAGAATAGTTGCCATAAAAGGGCTTGGTGGATATCATCTTTCATGTATAGCTGAAAAAAATGCTGTATTAAGGCTTAGGAAATTGCTTGGAAGAAATGAAAAACCATTTGCTCTGATGGTAAAGGATGAAAAAATGGCGGGAGAGATATGCCATTTAAAAAAAGAGGAAGAAAAAATTTTGAAAAGTTATGCTCGTCCTATTTTGCTGCTGGAAAAGAAAAAGGAATTGCCATATGTTGCGCCAAAACTTCATAACTATGGAGTAATGCTTCCTTATACTGGCTTGCATTATCTTATTTTCAAAAAAATAAACAAACCTTTGATAATGACCTCAGCAAATCTTCCAGGAAAACCAATAATAAAGGATGATGATGAAATACTGAAGATTGGAGCGGATTCTATTTTATATTACAACAGGAAAATTCACCAGAGAAGCGATGATTCAATAATAAAATTAATCGGGAAAAAAGCGGTTTTTATAAGGAGGAGCAGAGGATATGTCCCTCTCCCAATAAATTTAAATTTTAAATCAGCAAATATCATGGCGCTGGGAGCGGAGGAAAATGTCACTGCATGTTTTTTAAAAGATAAGCATGCTTTTCTCACCCAGCATATAGGAAATCTAAATCACTATGAAACTTTTGAATTTTTAAAAGAAGTGGTTGAACATTTTTCAAAAATTTTGAAATTCGTGCCAGATGCAATAGCATGTGACATGCATCCGAATTTTATCACAACAAGATATGCTGAAGAAATGGCAAAAGATTTGCCCGTTTTTAGAATACAACATCATCATGCACATGTCGCAAAAGCGATGGTGGAAAATGGGATAGAGGAGGCAATAGGTATTGCAATAGATGGATTTGGTTATGGCGAGGATAAAAATGCATGGGGGGGAGAAATAATATATTCAACAATAGAAGAATATGAGAGAATTGGACATCTTCGCTATTATCCAATGCCAGGTGGAGATTTAGCAACTAAATATCCTTTAAGAATGCTATGCGGGATTTTAGGAAAGGAAATAGAAGATTTTGTTTATGAAAGGAGAAAATTTTTCCCTTACGGCGAGAGGGAAATTAAATTGATTTTCAGGCAGATGAAAAGCTCAATAAAAACGAGCAGTTGCGGACGAGTTTTGGATGCAATTTCTGCATTGCTTGATATATGCCATTTAATGAGCTATGAAGGAGAGCCAGCAATGAAGCTCGAAAGCATTGCAAGAAATGGAAAGAATGTTCTTAAAATTGAGCCAGTTATAAAAAATGGAATAATAGAAACAAAGGAAATTTTTTTAAATATTTTTGAAAACATGAAAAAAAGGAAGGAAGATTTGGCTTACTCTGCGGAGCAATATATAGCAGATTCTCTTGCAACCCTTGCAATTGAAAAAGCGAATGAAAAAGGAACAAAAAATATTGTGCTTGCGGGAGGATGTGCATATAATGAGCATATTTCAACAGAAATAGAGAAAAAGGTAAAAAGGGAAGGATATAAATTCTTTATAAACAGCATGTTACCATGTGGAGATGGAGGAATTTCATTTGGGCAGGCAGTGATTGCAAATAAAATTTTGAAAAATTAGAGAATTTCTGCTATTGTGGTATA
Above is a window of Thermoplasmatales archaeon DNA encoding:
- a CDS encoding transposase, yielding MKETIEKWCKKEGIEVEYTPPYYPQAKGKIERAIRTFNEEFLKLKKVFENVLLLLQEFIEWFNNHRYHMGIHDYPANVYFSKNVTDVT
- the radB gene encoding DNA repair and recombination protein RadB, which produces MDKKLKLNCSLDNLLEGGIEHGIITEIYGEGGTGKTNICIQASKSCTAEGKKVVYIDTEGISKERLIQIIKEKKLLEKILFFSPFSMREQEEMITKALKIDSGLIILDSANLFYRLEMADDEAKATRSLTNQLIKLQIEARKKDIPVIITSQVYSVGEEVKPFAGRSMDHIAKTIIMLEKAGNKNGKEIRKATIVKHRSLPEGKSAIFLITQDGIE
- a CDS encoding tripartite tricarboxylate transporter permease, yielding MNDFLMVILFSLIGSSAGIITGLVPGLHTNNIAILMLFLSSFMGDEFAIYLCVLIVAAATSHTFLNIIPSTFIGAPDEDKALIALPAHSMLMEGRGYEAIEISAYSSLLSIIFCLILIYPFKFILTNPLNLYYIIKDITPWILICISIIVVFTNKNFISALLIFLISGLLGLVIWDMNSSFLIKSSPIFPALLGLFGVPALIYSYETNVPEQIIETKKRNIGKRGIFEGAIAGGFVSILPGISSAVATTIVMTIKKERSKEEIVSLLSATNTSTNFFVISALFLILKARSGFAIALKELIYVERWEGIIFPYPMNLFLIAVIISAVISYFATLYLGEKFAVGLSEISYNLLLKISLLIIVGMVIISDGWKGVIILIASSSIGMLCLELKVRRSVCMGVLMVPVIISLMRI
- a CDS encoding DUF2240 family protein, whose protein sequence is MDDLKILFAFLFNKRGDKLKEEDVFNILSFEMGWMTPKEGKKIIEKGLEKNYIKIEENMIRPNFNYKEVEIPLGFKFDENKIQEYEGDIFSRVIHKIEKNLNIGSKKIIEEIEDLSRNMEIYPEVAAILYAKKKGIEIDDFMEEIKKIIFS
- the hypF gene encoding carbamoyltransferase HypF, whose product is MLAKIIVRGVVQGVGFRPFVYRIAKSCGLRGYVLNLGHGGVEIEVEGDKRRIDEFIFLLREKKPPMAEIEAIEIRYGKEKNYKDFEIKRSREKDKSHLSSSLPPDIAICEDCVSDIERDERRRNYFFTTCTNCGPRFTITRKLPYDRKNTTMDEFEMCKDCKKEYENPFDRRYHAQTNACRKCGPKIFFKGKGIFKEGEEAIWEACKMLLDGRIVAIKGLGGYHLSCIAEKNAVLRLRKLLGRNEKPFALMVKDEKMAGEICHLKKEEEKILKSYARPILLLEKKKELPYVAPKLHNYGVMLPYTGLHYLIFKKINKPLIMTSANLPGKPIIKDDDEILKIGADSILYYNRKIHQRSDDSIIKLIGKKAVFIRRSRGYVPLPINLNFKSANIMALGAEENVTACFLKDKHAFLTQHIGNLNHYETFEFLKEVVEHFSKILKFVPDAIACDMHPNFITTRYAEEMAKDLPVFRIQHHHAHVAKAMVENGIEEAIGIAIDGFGYGEDKNAWGGEIIYSTIEEYERIGHLRYYPMPGGDLATKYPLRMLCGILGKEIEDFVYERRKFFPYGEREIKLIFRQMKSSIKTSSCGRVLDAISALLDICHLMSYEGEPAMKLESIARNGKNVLKIEPVIKNGIIETKEIFLNIFENMKKRKEDLAYSAEQYIADSLATLAIEKANEKGTKNIVLAGGCAYNEHISTEIEKKVKREGYKFFINSMLPCGDGGISFGQAVIANKILKN